The nucleotide window GATCGGCAGCACGGCGACGGCGATGGTGAAGACCGGCGCCGAGCGGTTGGCGTCGAACCAGAGCAGCGCGACGATGATGAGCGCCACCGGGGGCACACCCTGGACCGCCGTGACCACTGGCGCCAGTGCCTGCCGCAGCCTCGGCAGCAGCCCCGCGAGGAGCCCGGCGGTCCCGCCCAGCAGGACGGCGATGCCGAAGCCGGCCAGCGTGCGGCCGGTGGTGATCGCCACCGCCCTGAAGAGCGCTCCCTCCCGGGCCAGGCGCACGAGCTCGCCGGCGACCGCAAGCGGGGTCGGCACCGCCCACAGCGGGTACTGCAGGGCAACCGCGTGCCAGAGCGCCAGGCTGAGCCCCAGCCCGAGCAGGCCCAGGGCGGGGCCTTCCATCCTCCTCACCCCGCGGTCACCTCCCCGCGACGCAAGTTCCCAGATTCACATGCCCTCATGCAGATTGTAACTCTTCACAGAACCGTTCTCCAGCGCCTTTCCAAAATCGAGCCCTTCGGCCACCGCACGTGGCGCCAACGTCTATCCGTAACTAAGGCGGCCATCCGAGGCCGGCTGGTGCCTCACACCGCCAGCTCCTGCCACCGGCCCCGGATGAACCGCACCCAGAAGAGCGAAAGCCGCACGACCCAGTCCACACCTGCGGCGATCCAGGCGCCAAGCAGCCCCCACCCGAAGAAGTCGATCATGACGAAGGCCAGGCTCAGGCGCACGCCCCAGCTGCCGAGCAGGGTGATCAGCGCCGGCACGCGGGTGTCTCCGGCACCCTGGAGCGCGCCGTTGAGCACCAGCGTGAGCCCCATGGGGATGTCGGCCAGCGCGGCCACGCGCAGCGCGATGATCCCCAGGTCGATCACCGCGGCATCGGTCGTGAAGAAACGCATGTAGAGCCCGGGCGCCAGCATGAAGCTCGCGGCGACGGCCAGCGTGAAGAGCCCGCCCAGCCTGAGGCCCTCGAGGATGGCGAGCCTGGCCCGCTCGGGCTCGCGCGCGCCCAGGGACTGGCCCACCAGTGTGGCGCAGCTCGAGCCCATGCCGAAGGCGACGAGCCAGATCAGGTCCTCGCAGACGTAGGCGATCTGCTGGGTGGCGATCGCCACGGTGCCGAGCCGGTTGATGATGATGGCGTAAACGACCCAGGAGAGCGAGCCCGCCGAGCGCTCCACCGCGGACGGGCCGGCCACCCGCAGGATGCGCCCGGCCAGGCTGGGCACAAACTGCCGGAAGGTCTCCCAGCGCAGCGAGACCGGGTCGCGGCGGAGGGCCAGCACCGCCAGGAGCCCGAGCGCACCGGCCAGGCGGGCGACGGAGGTAGCCCACGCCGCGCCGGCCACACCCAGGGCGGGGAAGCCGAGGTTGCCGAAGATGAGCAGCCAGTCGAGCCCGACGTTCAGCGCATTGACGCCGAGGGAAAGGAGCATGGGAATCCGGGTCTCGCCCACGGCGCGGAGCGCGGCGGACATGGTGATGAACCAGTACTGCCCGATGAGCCCGGGCACCAGGATCTTCAGGTAGAGCACGGCGTGGGGGTGCACGTCGGGCGGCGCACCCATGACGGTGACGATGGCGGACGCACCGAAGTGGAGCGCCACCCCGAGCAGCACGGCGAGGGAGACGCCCAGCCACGACGCGGTGCCCGTGGCGCGGCGGACGTCCCGCTCCTCCCGGGCGCCGGTGAGGCGGGCGATGAGCGCGACGATGCCGGCGCCCAGCGCGCCTGCGAGCCCGAAGGTGAACCAGAGCGGCTGCATGATGACGCCCACGGCGGCCACGGCGTACGCACCGATGCGGCCGACGAAGGCCATGTCGACCATCTGCGTCACCAGGCTGAGCAGCTGCTCCAGTGCCGTCGGCCAGGCCAGGTGGATCAGATCGCGGCGAACCTGCTGGCGCACGTGCGTCCTCTCCCTCTCTCGTCGTCTGCCTCGTCGCGCGGCCGCCCTCCCCGTCGGGCAGGCGCCGCGCATAGAGAATGACCACCGCGCGCACGGTGGTCGTTCATGAACATCCCGCTTCGGAAAGCGCTCCTCTTGCGCTCCGGCGCCGATAACATAACACGCCGCTCCGGGCGTGTCAAGGCGAAGG belongs to Symbiobacterium terraclitae and includes:
- a CDS encoding ABC transporter permease, whose translation is MEGPALGLLGLGLSLALWHAVALQYPLWAVPTPLAVAGELVRLAREGALFRAVAITTGRTLAGFGIAVLLGGTAGLLAGLLPRLRQALAPVVTAVQGVPPVALIIVALLWFDANRSAPVFTIAVAVLPIIFAAALEGTRAVDRSLIEMAAVFRAPRRLLVTEIYLPHLLSYLFPALISGLGLAWKVALLAELMAGSKSGMGAGLGAARVNLNVAGMFAWIAVVVLLLLAMENLLLRPLKRRLEPWRRSQEGGGG
- a CDS encoding MATE family efflux transporter, whose translation is MRQQVRRDLIHLAWPTALEQLLSLVTQMVDMAFVGRIGAYAVAAVGVIMQPLWFTFGLAGALGAGIVALIARLTGAREERDVRRATGTASWLGVSLAVLLGVALHFGASAIVTVMGAPPDVHPHAVLYLKILVPGLIGQYWFITMSAALRAVGETRIPMLLSLGVNALNVGLDWLLIFGNLGFPALGVAGAAWATSVARLAGALGLLAVLALRRDPVSLRWETFRQFVPSLAGRILRVAGPSAVERSAGSLSWVVYAIIINRLGTVAIATQQIAYVCEDLIWLVAFGMGSSCATLVGQSLGAREPERARLAILEGLRLGGLFTLAVAASFMLAPGLYMRFFTTDAAVIDLGIIALRVAALADIPMGLTLVLNGALQGAGDTRVPALITLLGSWGVRLSLAFVMIDFFGWGLLGAWIAAGVDWVVRLSLFWVRFIRGRWQELAV